The following coding sequences lie in one Terriglobales bacterium genomic window:
- a CDS encoding DUF3144 domain-containing protein: MANPEFFDVADKFIHLANELSKKWPTTRISAAIMYASARYNAFNFFVKDGKDETQQKAIEYYCEQYKKMLKENMANIQKEFEEKGNDSVM, encoded by the coding sequence TTGGCGAATCCCGAGTTCTTTGATGTTGCGGACAAATTCATTCATTTGGCTAATGAGTTGAGTAAAAAATGGCCAACTACTCGTATCAGTGCAGCCATCATGTACGCCTCGGCGAGGTACAATGCATTTAATTTCTTCGTCAAAGACGGCAAGGATGAAACCCAACAAAAGGCCATCGAATACTACTGTGAGCAGTACAAAAAAATGCTCAAGGAAAACATGGCCAACATCCAGAAAGAGTTTGAGGAAAAGGGAAATGACAGTGTAATGTGA
- a CDS encoding DUF507 family protein, with product MRLSRDKMNKVAHVVADKLAEIDGVEFVEDRNTIRMEVRKILEDLLGKEAKIDAAARQKIESQKRTIMEGTPEWDILYRKYYNEEVKKLGI from the coding sequence GTGAGGCTCTCGCGCGACAAGATGAACAAGGTGGCCCACGTTGTGGCCGATAAGCTGGCTGAAATTGACGGCGTGGAATTTGTAGAAGACCGCAACACCATCCGCATGGAGGTGCGCAAGATCCTGGAAGACCTGCTCGGCAAAGAAGCCAAAATTGACGCCGCCGCCCGCCAGAAGATCGAAAGCCAGAAACGCACCATCATGGAAGGCACTCCTGAGTGGGACATTCTCTATAGGAAGTATTACAACGAAGAAGTGAAGAAGCTCGGGATATAA
- a CDS encoding YihY/virulence factor BrkB family protein, producing MPQADSRQTPPKKPLGGPWLSLGRYLITPEAQTFSLAVAAYAVLAFFPFMIVIIMIVRRVFESKAMNYVLLQILRDHLPIGQDLVIKALDDLVNARKQVQIGSLILLFLATRGVFMPLEVALNHIWKFEESRPWWRNQMVGAMLALACGALALLSIGVTAVGNHYLIAEFVGGPRHNPTFHLGAFVVMKLVTTTASIGMFFLIYWLVPSGKVKIRRVLPAAIIFGILWELMKYAYIAALPHMNFQEVYGPFSVSVALIFWAYLSGLLLLAGAYSAAYTPD from the coding sequence GTGCCCCAGGCTGACTCGCGCCAAACCCCACCCAAGAAGCCCTTAGGAGGCCCCTGGCTCTCTCTTGGCCGGTATCTCATAACTCCGGAGGCGCAGACCTTCTCTTTGGCGGTGGCCGCCTATGCTGTGCTGGCCTTTTTCCCCTTCATGATCGTCATCATCATGATTGTCCGCAGGGTATTCGAGTCCAAGGCCATGAACTATGTGTTGCTGCAGATCCTGCGGGACCACCTTCCCATCGGCCAGGACCTCGTCATCAAGGCCCTGGACGACCTGGTAAACGCCCGTAAACAGGTGCAAATAGGTTCCTTGATCCTGTTGTTCCTGGCGACACGCGGGGTCTTTATGCCGCTGGAGGTGGCGCTCAACCACATCTGGAAATTTGAGGAGAGCCGCCCGTGGTGGCGCAACCAGATGGTAGGGGCCATGCTGGCCCTGGCGTGTGGGGCATTGGCGCTGCTTTCCATTGGCGTGACCGCTGTCGGAAACCACTACCTGATAGCCGAGTTCGTTGGGGGCCCCCGCCATAATCCCACCTTCCACCTGGGCGCATTCGTGGTCATGAAGCTGGTGACCACCACCGCCAGCATTGGCATGTTCTTTTTGATCTACTGGCTCGTGCCCAGCGGCAAAGTCAAGATTCGCCGCGTTCTGCCGGCGGCAATCATCTTCGGCATTCTCTGGGAGCTGATGAAATACGCCTACATAGCCGCCCTGCCCCACATGAATTTTCAGGAGGTCTATGGACCCTTCTCAGTCTCGGTAGCGCTGATCTTCTGGGCGTATTTATCGGGATTGCTGCTGCTCGCGGGGGCCTACAGCGCCGCCTATACGCCGGATTAG
- a CDS encoding DUF507 family protein, which produces MLFSKEYVGYLARETVKKLIATEMIETSDVAGVTEKVHAAMQDELGLEDRIHDEVRAILEQYSDEMRKSGASYQEMFKKVKNELVRKYKAVL; this is translated from the coding sequence ATGCTCTTTTCTAAGGAATATGTGGGCTATCTGGCCCGTGAAACCGTAAAAAAACTAATTGCAACGGAGATGATTGAGACCTCCGACGTGGCCGGCGTTACTGAAAAAGTGCATGCCGCCATGCAGGATGAGCTGGGCCTGGAAGACCGCATCCATGACGAGGTGAGGGCCATCCTGGAGCAATATTCCGACGAAATGCGTAAATCTGGCGCCAGTTACCAGGAGATGTTCAAAAAGGTCAAGAACGAACTGGTGCGCAAATACAAGGCGGTGCTGTGA
- the queG gene encoding tRNA epoxyqueuosine(34) reductase QueG, translating into MKQFSEVAKRAAQEAGFELCGVVALEGTGFAELEYFPSWIEAGYAGEMDYLKTRDEQGKLKRASLQSAVPWARSVIVCGINYNTAQPYSTEVAHNKTRGWIARYAWSAEDYHDSLLRKLRRVEARIRSEAESAGADEGTEISKITTRCYVGTGPLVERVYAKYAGLGWIGKNTCILNQQWGSWIFLGVILTSVELDPVLPVPDSPVPNFPVPDLPVEDRCGSCTRCIEACPTGALVEPYKLDATRCISYLTIEKRGSIPQELRSGMGNHIFGCDICQDVCPWNGGATNHLPKAPATEATEFQPRPGLVNPPLEQIAGMSREDFQKAFRRSPIKRAKYSGLRRNAVIAMGNSGESSFLPQLRELAEDSDPDVAQHAQWAIEQIQKK; encoded by the coding sequence ATGAAGCAGTTCTCCGAAGTCGCCAAACGCGCCGCTCAAGAGGCCGGCTTTGAGCTTTGTGGTGTGGTCGCGCTCGAGGGCACAGGGTTTGCTGAGCTTGAGTACTTCCCTTCCTGGATCGAAGCGGGCTACGCCGGCGAAATGGATTACCTCAAGACGCGGGATGAACAAGGCAAATTGAAGCGTGCTTCCTTGCAATCGGCGGTGCCCTGGGCGCGCTCGGTCATTGTTTGCGGCATCAACTACAACACTGCCCAGCCCTATTCCACCGAGGTAGCGCACAACAAAACTCGCGGCTGGATCGCGCGCTATGCCTGGAGCGCGGAAGACTACCACGATTCCCTCCTTCGCAAGCTGCGGCGGGTGGAGGCACGCATTCGCTCTGAGGCAGAGAGCGCGGGCGCGGACGAAGGCACAGAAATTTCCAAGATCACCACACGCTGCTACGTGGGTACCGGTCCGCTGGTCGAACGGGTTTACGCCAAGTACGCCGGGTTGGGCTGGATCGGAAAGAACACCTGCATTCTCAACCAGCAGTGGGGGTCGTGGATATTCCTGGGCGTGATTCTGACTTCAGTCGAACTTGATCCTGTTTTGCCGGTCCCGGATTCGCCTGTTCCCAATTTTCCTGTTCCCGATTTGCCTGTTGAAGACCGCTGCGGAAGCTGCACGCGTTGCATCGAGGCATGCCCTACGGGCGCCCTGGTGGAGCCTTATAAGCTCGATGCCACGCGCTGCATTTCTTATCTCACCATTGAAAAACGCGGGAGCATTCCCCAAGAGTTGCGCTCCGGCATGGGGAACCATATTTTCGGGTGCGACATTTGCCAGGACGTTTGCCCGTGGAACGGTGGGGCGACGAACCATTTGCCCAAGGCTCCGGCAACCGAAGCCACAGAATTCCAGCCGCGACCGGGATTGGTGAATCCGCCGCTGGAGCAGATCGCTGGCATGAGCCGGGAAGATTTTCAGAAGGCCTTTCGACGTTCGCCCATTAAGCGCGCCAAGTATTCCGGATTGCGCCGCAACGCGGTGATTGCCATGGGGAACAGCGGAGAGAGCAGCTTTTTACCCCAGCTTCGCGAGCTGGCGGAAGATTCGGATCCCGATGTGGCGCAACATGCGCAGTGGGCCATCGAACAAATTCAGAAAAAATAA
- a CDS encoding glyoxalase superfamily protein produces the protein MPTIETYRKQAKLLLRWHREGDYSIGGRVRRLERYQSLTDREVLALKFTLTVAQEIVAMEAGYQSWAELKAATAGAPKTPRTSSGQQFLMNVRPVLLVRDVKTCAAFFQQKLGFEIDFLHGLPPFYGAVSRDGVCLHIRYVQQPFFAQAAVQEKSVICASIEVSNVQGLFEEFKARGVEFAQPLTKQAWGGTDFHVRDPDGNAISFVERLDLVMRLPSRSQNST, from the coding sequence ATGCCAACCATCGAGACATACCGCAAGCAAGCGAAGCTGCTGCTCCGCTGGCATCGCGAAGGGGACTATTCCATTGGCGGGAGGGTACGCAGGCTCGAACGCTACCAGTCTTTGACCGACCGCGAAGTATTGGCGCTTAAGTTCACTCTTACCGTGGCGCAGGAGATCGTCGCGATGGAAGCCGGTTATCAGAGTTGGGCGGAGCTGAAAGCGGCAACGGCCGGAGCACCCAAGACGCCGCGCACTTCGTCCGGTCAGCAGTTCCTGATGAATGTGAGGCCGGTCCTGCTCGTGCGGGATGTTAAGACATGCGCCGCCTTCTTCCAACAGAAGCTTGGCTTCGAGATCGACTTCCTCCATGGTCTTCCTCCGTTTTACGGCGCGGTATCGCGAGACGGCGTTTGTCTGCACATCCGCTACGTGCAGCAACCCTTCTTCGCACAAGCCGCCGTTCAGGAGAAATCGGTGATCTGCGCTTCTATTGAAGTCTCAAACGTGCAGGGTTTATTTGAGGAATTCAAGGCGCGAGGCGTGGAGTTCGCGCAACCACTCACCAAGCAGGCCTGGGGTGGAACTGATTTTCACGTACGAGATCCCGATGGCAATGCCATTTCCTTCGTTGAACGTCTCGACCTCGTCATGCGCCTCCCTTCTCGTAGCCAAAATTCAACCTGA
- a CDS encoding YiiX family permuted papain-like enzyme: protein MHRALLLYFLLATAAWRAEASPATLQDGDIIFQTSQSSQSVAIQRATASPYSHMGIIFFRNGKPYVFEAIATVRYTPLTSWIARGKGGHYVIKRLKDAPTLLTSDGLAKLRATTSQFEGRRYDLTFEWSDDRIYCSELVWKLYDRALNIHIGELQHLKDFNLNDPVVKAKMRQRYGNHVPLEEPVISPGAMFRSPLLVTIAEN from the coding sequence ATGCATAGAGCACTGTTGTTGTATTTTCTGCTGGCGACCGCTGCTTGGAGAGCAGAGGCTTCGCCTGCCACGCTTCAAGACGGCGATATCATCTTTCAAACGTCGCAATCATCCCAGAGTGTGGCCATTCAGCGGGCTACTGCTTCGCCGTACAGTCACATGGGGATCATTTTCTTCCGCAACGGCAAACCCTACGTGTTCGAGGCGATTGCAACGGTTCGCTACACTCCCCTCACAAGCTGGATTGCCAGAGGTAAAGGTGGCCACTACGTCATCAAGCGGCTCAAAGATGCGCCTACGCTCTTAACCAGCGACGGGCTCGCAAAACTTCGCGCAACGACCAGCCAATTCGAGGGCCGGCGCTATGACCTGACGTTTGAGTGGTCTGATGATCGAATCTATTGCTCTGAGCTGGTGTGGAAGCTTTACGACCGGGCCCTCAATATTCATATCGGCGAACTGCAACACCTCAAGGACTTCAACCTCAACGATCCAGTGGTCAAGGCCAAGATGCGGCAGCGCTACGGCAACCACGTTCCGCTGGAGGAACCAGTCATCTCACCGGGTGCAATGTTTCGGTCACCTCTTCTGGTGACGATCGCTGAGAATTGA
- a CDS encoding DHH family phosphoesterase: MKPPDPAAARGLSSEAQVSPLIAHLLLQRGITSAEQAQLFLKPALSHLHSPYLMLGMSAAVERLRAAIAGKDTILIYGDYDVDGTLAIVILKKAIELCGGVADFHVPHRIKDGYGMKSDVIEQAAAADVRLIISVDTGIRAFAAAETAHRLGLDLIVTDHHLPEVTGIPQALAVLNPNQPGCGYPCKELCGAGVAFKLAQALLEGAGLERLLPSFIKMVAIATIADAVPLIGENRVLAKLGLAGLRKPVNAGLKALFEVASVGGNGSAPSASDVAFRIAPRLNAAGRMDVANDVIELFTTRETEQAQKISAKLNQLNAERQNEEARIVKELQERLDGDAAQREPYCLVLDGDGWHRGVIGIVATRVVERYGRP; this comes from the coding sequence GTGAAGCCGCCGGACCCCGCCGCTGCCAGGGGTTTAAGTTCAGAAGCGCAAGTCTCGCCCCTGATCGCGCATCTCTTGTTACAGCGGGGAATCACCAGCGCCGAGCAGGCGCAACTCTTCCTGAAGCCGGCGTTGTCGCATTTGCACTCGCCTTACCTGATGCTGGGCATGAGCGCTGCTGTCGAGCGGCTGCGTGCCGCAATTGCCGGCAAAGACACCATCCTGATTTACGGCGACTACGATGTGGATGGCACCCTGGCCATCGTAATTCTTAAGAAGGCGATTGAACTTTGCGGCGGTGTCGCCGATTTTCACGTGCCCCACCGCATCAAAGATGGATACGGCATGAAGAGCGATGTGATCGAGCAGGCCGCCGCCGCTGATGTGCGCCTCATCATCAGTGTTGATACCGGCATACGCGCCTTCGCCGCCGCCGAAACCGCACACCGCCTGGGGTTGGACCTGATCGTCACCGATCACCATCTGCCCGAAGTTACAGGAATTCCCCAGGCCCTTGCGGTGCTGAATCCCAACCAGCCAGGATGCGGATATCCCTGCAAGGAACTGTGCGGAGCCGGGGTCGCCTTCAAGCTGGCGCAAGCTCTGCTCGAAGGCGCCGGACTCGAACGCCTGCTGCCTTCATTTATCAAGATGGTCGCTATTGCGACGATTGCCGATGCCGTGCCGCTGATCGGCGAAAATCGCGTACTGGCGAAGCTCGGCCTGGCAGGTTTGCGCAAACCGGTGAATGCCGGATTGAAAGCGCTCTTCGAAGTGGCGTCAGTTGGCGGCAACGGAAGCGCGCCCTCGGCATCGGATGTGGCTTTTCGCATCGCTCCGCGTCTCAATGCTGCTGGGCGCATGGATGTAGCCAACGACGTCATCGAACTGTTCACTACGCGCGAGACGGAGCAGGCACAAAAAATTTCTGCCAAGCTGAACCAGCTCAACGCCGAGCGGCAAAACGAAGAGGCGCGCATTGTTAAAGAACTACAGGAGCGGCTCGATGGCGATGCCGCGCAGCGCGAGCCTTACTGCCTGGTGCTCGATGGCGACGGCTGGCACCGCGGCGTGATCGGAATTGTTGCCACGCGTGTGGTCGAGCGCTACGGACGTCCCA
- a CDS encoding NmrA family NAD(P)-binding protein, with protein MYVVTGATGNTGHVVAQKLLVNGQKVRTVGRSADRLQAIAAEGAEPFVADLIDKQALTKAFTGARAVYAMVPPPSANTQDYRAYQDRISDAIAAALSAAKVPYAVTLSSFGADKPDKTGPVVGLHNLEQKLNQIAGLNVLHLRPGYFMENTFSQIDIIQAMGITAGPLRPDLKLPMIAARDIGAAAAEELLKLGFQQKQTRELLGQRDLTMTEVTATIGKAIGKPGVVYKQLPDEQVRAAMVQMGMSLDMANLILEMAAALNSGHMRTLEPRSPRNTTPTSYEVFVAEQFVPLYQRKTRAA; from the coding sequence ATGTACGTCGTTACTGGAGCTACCGGAAACACCGGCCACGTCGTCGCCCAGAAGTTATTAGTCAATGGTCAGAAGGTGCGAACCGTCGGTCGCAGTGCCGACCGCCTGCAGGCCATCGCAGCCGAGGGCGCCGAACCTTTCGTAGCCGATCTAATTGACAAGCAGGCCCTCACCAAAGCCTTCACCGGCGCGCGCGCGGTCTATGCCATGGTTCCGCCGCCCAGCGCCAACACCCAGGATTATCGTGCGTATCAGGACCGCATCAGCGATGCCATTGCCGCCGCCCTGTCCGCGGCAAAAGTTCCATACGCCGTGACGCTCAGCAGCTTCGGCGCCGATAAGCCCGACAAGACCGGCCCGGTCGTCGGGCTGCACAATCTTGAGCAGAAACTCAACCAAATCGCTGGACTGAATGTTCTGCATCTGCGCCCCGGTTATTTTATGGAGAACACTTTCTCGCAAATTGACATCATTCAAGCCATGGGCATCACCGCTGGCCCGCTGCGTCCGGATTTGAAGCTGCCCATGATTGCCGCGCGCGACATTGGCGCCGCCGCTGCCGAAGAGCTGCTGAAACTGGGTTTTCAGCAGAAGCAGACGCGCGAACTTCTGGGCCAGCGCGACCTCACCATGACCGAAGTCACGGCGACGATCGGGAAAGCTATCGGCAAACCCGGCGTCGTCTACAAACAGCTTCCCGACGAGCAAGTTCGGGCGGCGATGGTCCAGATGGGCATGTCGCTGGACATGGCGAACCTCATCCTGGAGATGGCAGCAGCCTTGAATTCAGGTCACATGCGGACGCTCGAACCACGCTCACCGCGAAACACAACCCCAACTTCGTACGAAGTCTTTGTTGCCGAGCAATTTGTTCCGCTGTATCAAAGAAAAACTCGCGCCGCGTGA
- a CDS encoding cold-shock protein, which translates to MKEKGTVKWFNGAKGYGFIQRSTGEDVFVHFSAIQGNGYRTLNEGETVEFECIKGPKGFQAANVGRGA; encoded by the coding sequence GTGAAAGAGAAGGGTACAGTGAAGTGGTTTAACGGAGCCAAGGGATATGGCTTCATTCAAAGGTCAACCGGCGAGGATGTGTTTGTGCACTTCTCCGCCATCCAGGGGAACGGCTATCGCACACTCAACGAAGGCGAAACGGTAGAGTTCGAATGCATCAAGGGGCCAAAGGGCTTCCAGGCGGCCAACGTCGGCCGCGGCGCATAG
- a CDS encoding alpha/beta hydrolase family protein: MKANKPVRSAVALCFVVLLLLTACSKKKAEPDHPRLTPKVALRDVTFHSAALNRDMQYRVILPASIARGEKLPVIYLLHGGGGGFHDWSNYSDVACYAEHNVILVMPEGNSSYYTNSAERPQDRYEDYIVNDLITDVESKFPVAAGRNNRAIVGVSMGGFGAVKLALRYPELFVFAAGISPAVDVPSLPFSIKRIQQWRFHSSIFGPWGSQTRHDNDPFVLARSADPAKMPYLFLTCGEQEGLPPSNRAFAALLAKRQFQYEFHTTPGDHNWNQCEEWLPSVFRSLFEHVNPKG, translated from the coding sequence ATGAAAGCAAATAAACCTGTACGCTCGGCTGTAGCGCTCTGCTTTGTTGTTCTGCTGTTGCTCACCGCCTGCAGCAAGAAAAAAGCGGAACCCGATCATCCCCGTCTCACTCCCAAAGTGGCTTTGCGCGACGTCACGTTTCATAGCGCCGCGCTCAATCGCGACATGCAGTATCGCGTTATCCTCCCGGCAAGCATCGCTCGCGGAGAAAAGCTGCCGGTGATCTATCTGCTCCATGGGGGCGGAGGCGGGTTTCACGACTGGTCGAACTACTCCGATGTTGCGTGCTACGCCGAGCACAACGTGATTCTGGTCATGCCGGAGGGCAACTCCTCGTACTACACAAACTCGGCCGAGCGACCGCAAGACCGCTACGAAGACTACATCGTGAACGATCTCATCACCGATGTTGAAAGCAAATTCCCGGTAGCAGCAGGCCGCAACAACCGCGCCATCGTCGGGGTTTCCATGGGAGGCTTCGGAGCAGTCAAGCTGGCTCTCCGCTATCCAGAGCTATTTGTCTTCGCTGCCGGCATCAGTCCTGCGGTTGATGTTCCCAGCCTCCCCTTCTCCATCAAACGAATTCAACAGTGGCGATTCCACAGCTCGATTTTTGGGCCATGGGGAAGCCAGACGCGGCACGATAACGATCCCTTTGTGCTCGCCCGCTCCGCCGATCCTGCAAAAATGCCGTACCTGTTTCTCACCTGCGGCGAACAGGAAGGCCTGCCGCCCTCGAACCGCGCCTTCGCAGCGCTGCTGGCCAAGCGCCAATTTCAATATGAGTTCCACACTACTCCCGGGGATCATAACTGGAACCAGTGCGAGGAGTGGCTGCCCAGCGTCTTTCGAAGCCTGTTCGAGCACGTCAATCCAAAAGGCTGA
- a CDS encoding nuclear transport factor 2 family protein, with translation MSTKPSVVMPTQQSVLKKAYDAFNARDIDTVLTTMHPDVDWPNGWEGGRVHGHNGVREYWTRQWAAINPHVEPLRFHAGESGRTVVDVHTTVRDPAGNVVVDQMVQHIYLFADGLIRSMEIRKP, from the coding sequence GTGTCTACAAAACCAAGCGTAGTGATGCCAACCCAGCAGTCGGTCCTCAAGAAAGCCTATGATGCGTTCAACGCCCGGGACATTGATACGGTTTTGACCACGATGCATCCTGATGTGGATTGGCCCAACGGCTGGGAGGGAGGCCGGGTTCACGGCCACAACGGCGTCCGCGAATACTGGACGCGGCAATGGGCCGCCATCAATCCTCATGTCGAACCCCTGCGCTTTCATGCCGGCGAATCGGGTCGAACAGTTGTGGATGTCCACACCACTGTCCGCGACCCGGCGGGAAACGTCGTGGTAGACCAGATGGTCCAACACATCTATCTCTTTGCAGACGGCCTGATCCGCAGCATGGAAATCCGAAAGCCTTAG
- a CDS encoding Kdo hydroxylase family protein — MTSLSQTSSARSWLQIEDYRYPGGWSASQPAQRSLEYCHELEAGRILFFPGVPFDLPAADCAFLISQKQTGSRFHKNISYRPKQDILRGASAENSSDQQRLHSIMREYSRQITQFVASFLAPYAGKLVLDFASFRPLEEQGRDLPLHKRNDLLHVDAFPTRPTRGARILRVFNNLNPTVPRIWRTGEPFHELAPRFAKDAGLSYYAMQSRSALFRLRRSATRAFRGLGLPLADRSAYDLFMLHFHDWLKENGPYQKEEHARSEFPPNCTWMVYTDGVPHAALSGQYALEHTYIVPREALVAPEVAPIDVLEKMSETALG; from the coding sequence ATGACTTCTCTTTCACAAACCTCAAGCGCCCGCTCCTGGCTGCAGATTGAGGACTATCGTTATCCCGGCGGCTGGAGCGCTTCTCAGCCCGCACAGCGCTCGCTGGAATATTGCCACGAGCTCGAAGCCGGACGCATCTTGTTCTTCCCCGGCGTGCCTTTTGATTTGCCGGCCGCGGATTGCGCTTTTCTCATCTCGCAAAAGCAAACCGGCTCGCGCTTTCACAAAAATATTTCTTATCGCCCCAAGCAGGATATTTTGCGCGGCGCTTCGGCAGAAAACTCCAGTGACCAGCAGCGCCTGCACAGCATCATGCGGGAATATTCCCGGCAGATTACGCAGTTCGTGGCTTCGTTTCTTGCGCCCTACGCGGGGAAGTTGGTCCTCGATTTCGCCAGCTTCCGCCCCCTGGAAGAGCAAGGACGCGATCTGCCCCTGCACAAGCGCAATGACCTGTTGCACGTGGATGCATTCCCCACGCGCCCTACACGCGGGGCGCGCATCCTGCGGGTTTTTAACAACCTGAATCCCACCGTGCCCCGCATCTGGCGGACAGGCGAACCCTTCCACGAACTGGCTCCCCGCTTCGCCAAAGATGCGGGATTGAGCTACTACGCCATGCAGTCGCGCTCGGCGCTCTTCCGTTTGCGCCGCAGTGCAACCCGTGCTTTTCGCGGACTGGGCCTGCCGCTCGCCGACCGCTCCGCTTATGACCTCTTCATGCTGCACTTCCACGATTGGCTGAAAGAAAATGGGCCGTATCAGAAGGAAGAGCATGCCCGCTCGGAGTTCCCGCCTAATTGCACCTGGATGGTTTACACCGATGGCGTCCCACATGCCGCTCTCAGCGGACAATACGCCCTGGAGCATACCTACATCGTGCCACGAGAGGCGCTGGTCGCGCCCGAAGTGGCGCCGATTGATGTGCTGGAAAAGATGAGCGAAACGGCGCTCGGGTAA
- a CDS encoding tetratricopeptide repeat protein has protein sequence MLGNKPFVAVVLAALVLIALPCRAKDPDWIEVHSQHFSVVSDAGDRRAREVALRFEQMYFVFGTLFSKQTVNTPVPLEIVAFRNTHELRDFVPLWKGKPVQVAGLYQGGQDRNFILLDLSVEDPYQVVFHEYAHLLLNGNYPPTQLWFDEGFAQYFSTIQVQVKGNQVQMGLAPQGAYETLRGNPLFHTTDLFSVRHDSKVYNENGDYRSLFYEQSWLYVHYLFDTKKMDQAAKYFSLTQSQQVPIAQALQQAFGMDAAHFDREIHDYLNGDRMYGYTIDLPEMETMIYTSEKLRPLDSQAILADVHLHSPDYIEKSVDEFQQILGADPDNAVAHRGLGYAYLLQNQFSKAAPHFERAAVLNSKDPRVHYYSAYLMHEQAEASGTEENWPGMLAHLQTAIRLDPQFPDAYNLLASVQIEQGATDAALESSKAAIGLSPRNLQFQTVFGQCLIAAGKWDDAEAIFQRLKLSDDPVISANASKNLELIEQYKTHGAPSHMVRDYPVYKEKEWGTNGTQMTQAGFKTTENPAETSAVPTAASAQKPAPLKIDKRPIRFLKGTLVNVDCARDSSALLHVAVHTSTGQKVWSMSIADRDKLVLVGTDSFSCEWNGQKVAVNYREASSDKGDLVSLEIQ, from the coding sequence ATGCTTGGAAACAAGCCTTTTGTAGCCGTTGTTCTCGCCGCACTTGTTCTGATTGCGCTTCCCTGCCGCGCCAAAGATCCAGACTGGATTGAGGTACATTCGCAGCATTTTTCCGTGGTCTCCGACGCCGGCGACCGGCGTGCCCGCGAGGTCGCCCTACGCTTTGAGCAGATGTACTTTGTGTTCGGGACGCTATTTTCCAAACAGACGGTCAACACTCCGGTGCCGCTCGAAATTGTTGCGTTTCGCAACACGCACGAGCTGCGTGATTTTGTTCCGCTCTGGAAAGGCAAGCCTGTCCAGGTCGCGGGACTCTACCAGGGGGGCCAGGACCGCAACTTCATCCTGCTAGATCTCTCGGTGGAAGACCCCTACCAGGTTGTGTTCCACGAGTATGCGCATTTACTTCTGAACGGAAATTATCCGCCCACGCAGCTCTGGTTCGACGAGGGTTTCGCCCAATATTTCTCAACCATCCAAGTGCAGGTGAAAGGGAACCAGGTACAGATGGGCCTTGCGCCTCAAGGCGCCTATGAAACGCTGCGGGGAAATCCTTTGTTTCACACCACCGACCTGTTCAGCGTGCGGCACGATTCCAAGGTCTACAACGAGAACGGCGATTACCGCTCGTTGTTCTACGAACAATCCTGGCTCTATGTCCACTACCTCTTCGACACCAAAAAAATGGACCAGGCCGCCAAATACTTTAGCCTGACGCAAAGCCAGCAGGTGCCTATTGCCCAGGCCCTGCAACAGGCGTTCGGGATGGATGCTGCGCACTTCGACCGTGAAATCCACGATTACCTCAACGGCGATCGCATGTACGGCTACACAATTGACCTGCCAGAGATGGAAACCATGATCTATACATCGGAGAAGCTGCGGCCGCTGGATTCACAGGCGATCCTGGCAGACGTTCACCTGCACTCTCCCGATTACATTGAGAAATCGGTCGACGAATTCCAGCAAATTCTCGGCGCCGATCCGGATAATGCCGTGGCTCATCGTGGCCTGGGCTATGCCTACCTGCTGCAAAATCAGTTCTCCAAAGCTGCGCCGCACTTCGAGCGGGCCGCGGTGCTGAACTCGAAAGATCCGCGGGTACACTATTACTCGGCTTACCTGATGCACGAGCAGGCGGAAGCTTCAGGCACCGAGGAGAATTGGCCGGGCATGCTGGCTCACCTGCAGACGGCGATCAGGCTTGACCCGCAGTTTCCCGATGCCTACAACCTGTTGGCTTCCGTGCAGATAGAGCAGGGCGCAACCGACGCGGCCCTGGAGAGCAGCAAAGCTGCTATCGGGCTCAGTCCGCGCAATCTGCAGTTTCAAACAGTCTTTGGCCAGTGTCTCATCGCCGCCGGCAAATGGGACGACGCCGAAGCTATCTTCCAACGGCTGAAACTGAGCGACGACCCGGTGATCAGCGCGAATGCCAGCAAAAACCTGGAGTTGATTGAGCAGTATAAGACTCACGGAGCGCCGTCCCACATGGTGAGGGATTATCCGGTTTATAAGGAGAAAGAGTGGGGGACAAACGGCACACAGATGACACAGGCCGGTTTCAAAACGACAGAAAATCCAGCGGAGACCTCGGCGGTTCCCACCGCGGCTTCAGCCCAGAAGCCAGCGCCGTTAAAAATAGACAAGCGCCCCATCAGGTTCCTCAAAGGCACGCTGGTTAATGTTGATTGCGCCAGAGATTCCTCCGCTCTGCTGCATGTGGCGGTTCACACCAGCACCGGTCAAAAAGTCTGGAGTATGTCGATTGCAGACCGCGACAAGCTGGTGCTGGTCGGCACCGATTCTTTCTCCTGCGAATGGAACGGCCAGAAGGTTGCGGTGAATTATCGCGAGGCCTCAAGCGATAAGGGCGATCTGGTGTCTTTAGAGATTCAATAG